In Bradyrhizobium sp. CCBAU 051011, the following are encoded in one genomic region:
- a CDS encoding amidase, with the protein MHRTVAEEEVTSLHDLSATDLIAGYRAKQFSPSEVLEEVIEHVAAWEPHIKALYLFDPDGARTVAKASTDRWQKGEPVSTLDGVPVTIKDNIATKGQPIPLGSASVTLVAAEKDAPPAARLREAGAIIFAKTTMPDYGMLSSGLSSFHPLTRNPWDLSKNPGGSSSGAGAAGAAGYGPLHLGTDIGGSVRLPASWCGLVALKPSLGRVPIDPPYVGRVAGPMTRTVDDAALMMCVLSKPDRRDGMSLPADTINWRAHDKSPRKVRIGLMLDAGAGQPLEGEVRNVVVNAAKALESAGAVVSEVSGILTREILDGLDNFWRARLWDDLSKLSPEERGKTLPYIHTWAEAGAKLSGVDVVRGFNATMAIRAAAAKLFCELDYVISPVSPVVNFPAEFAAPMNDPDKPFEHIAYTVPWNMAENPALSINGGYDAKGFPIGIQIIGRRFDDLGVLGMAKAFEGLRGPQKPWPTPPKK; encoded by the coding sequence ATGCATAGAACCGTCGCCGAAGAAGAAGTCACGTCGCTGCACGACCTTTCCGCGACCGACCTGATCGCGGGCTATCGCGCAAAACAGTTCTCGCCCTCGGAAGTGCTGGAAGAAGTGATCGAGCACGTCGCGGCGTGGGAGCCGCACATCAAGGCGCTCTATCTGTTCGATCCCGATGGCGCACGCACGGTCGCGAAAGCTTCGACCGACCGCTGGCAGAAGGGCGAACCGGTCAGCACGCTCGACGGCGTGCCGGTGACGATCAAGGACAATATCGCCACCAAGGGCCAGCCGATACCGCTGGGATCAGCCAGCGTGACGCTGGTGGCGGCGGAAAAGGATGCACCACCTGCCGCGCGCTTGCGCGAAGCCGGCGCGATCATCTTCGCCAAGACGACGATGCCCGATTACGGCATGCTGTCGTCAGGGCTCTCCAGCTTCCATCCGCTCACCCGCAATCCCTGGGACCTCAGCAAAAATCCCGGCGGCTCCTCTTCCGGCGCAGGCGCCGCGGGCGCGGCCGGTTACGGCCCGCTGCATCTCGGCACCGATATCGGCGGCTCGGTGCGACTGCCGGCGTCCTGGTGCGGCCTCGTCGCGCTGAAGCCTAGCCTCGGGCGCGTTCCTATCGATCCGCCCTATGTCGGCCGGGTCGCCGGCCCCATGACCCGCACGGTCGACGATGCGGCGCTGATGATGTGCGTACTGTCGAAGCCGGATCGCCGCGACGGCATGAGCCTGCCCGCGGACACCATCAACTGGCGGGCGCACGACAAGTCCCCGCGCAAGGTCCGGATCGGCCTGATGCTCGATGCCGGCGCCGGGCAACCGCTGGAAGGCGAGGTACGAAACGTTGTCGTCAACGCCGCCAAGGCGTTGGAATCCGCCGGCGCCGTCGTCAGCGAGGTTAGCGGCATCCTGACCCGCGAGATACTCGACGGGCTCGACAATTTCTGGCGGGCGCGGTTGTGGGACGATCTGTCAAAATTGTCGCCCGAGGAGCGCGGCAAGACGCTGCCCTATATCCACACATGGGCGGAAGCTGGCGCAAAGCTTTCCGGCGTCGACGTCGTCAGGGGTTTCAACGCCACCATGGCGATCCGCGCCGCGGCTGCAAAGCTGTTCTGCGAACTCGACTATGTGATTTCGCCGGTATCGCCGGTGGTAAACTTCCCGGCCGAATTTGCCGCCCCGATGAACGATCCGGATAAACCGTTCGAGCACATTGCCTATACCGTGCCGTGGAATATGGCGGAGAACCCGGCGCTCTCGATCAATGGCGGTTACGACGCCAAGGGTTTTCCGATCGGCATCCAGATCATCGGCCGACGGTTCGACGATCTCGGCGTGCTCGGCATGGCCAAGGCTTTCGAAGGCCTGCGCGGCCCGCAGAAGCCGTGGCCGACGCCGCCGAAGAAGTAG
- a CDS encoding M20 aminoacylase family protein encodes MPTIERIEGFADELTAIRRDLHAHPEIGFEEVRTSGIVAEKLKGWGIEVHRGLGGTGVIGVLKGKGNGGKRIGLRADMDALPMEENTNLKWRSTIPGRFHGCGHDGHTTMLLGTARYLAETKNFDGTVHFIFQPAEEGLGGARAMIKDGLFQKFPCDEIYGLHNAPDLNHGEIAILPGPAMAGADFFDITIQGYGAHGAMPERSKDAVVIATTLAQALQTIVSRNVDPLKSAVLSVTQIHAGSANNVIPGEARLGGTVRAFDDGVRALIRERMRAICAGIAATFQCEITADINDTFSVLVNEEEQSKVVEAVAKTVVDPANVLTRSAPKMGSEDFADMMQVVPGAYFWIGHDGSVPVHNPGFVLDDKILPIGASMFARIIETRLPAG; translated from the coding sequence ATGCCTACTATTGAACGCATCGAAGGCTTTGCCGACGAACTCACCGCCATCCGCCGGGACCTGCATGCCCATCCCGAGATCGGCTTCGAGGAAGTCCGCACCTCGGGCATCGTCGCCGAAAAGCTGAAGGGCTGGGGCATCGAAGTGCATCGCGGCCTCGGCGGCACCGGCGTGATCGGCGTCCTCAAGGGCAAGGGCAATGGCGGCAAGCGCATCGGCTTGCGCGCCGACATGGACGCGCTGCCGATGGAAGAAAATACCAACCTGAAATGGCGCTCGACCATTCCCGGCCGTTTTCACGGCTGCGGCCATGACGGCCACACCACCATGCTGCTCGGCACCGCGCGCTATCTGGCCGAGACGAAGAATTTCGACGGCACCGTGCATTTCATCTTCCAGCCCGCCGAGGAAGGGCTCGGCGGCGCCCGCGCCATGATCAAGGACGGCCTGTTCCAGAAGTTTCCCTGCGACGAGATCTATGGGCTGCACAACGCGCCGGACCTGAACCACGGCGAGATCGCGATCCTGCCAGGACCGGCGATGGCGGGCGCCGACTTCTTCGACATCACCATCCAGGGCTATGGCGCCCATGGCGCGATGCCCGAGCGCTCCAAGGACGCGGTGGTGATCGCGACCACGCTGGCGCAGGCGCTGCAGACCATCGTCAGCCGCAATGTCGATCCGTTGAAGTCGGCGGTGCTGTCGGTGACGCAGATCCATGCCGGCTCCGCCAACAACGTGATCCCCGGCGAGGCCAGGCTCGGCGGCACGGTGCGCGCGTTCGACGATGGCGTGCGCGCGCTGATCCGCGAGCGCATGCGCGCGATCTGTGCGGGCATTGCCGCAACCTTCCAGTGCGAAATCACCGCCGACATCAACGATACGTTCAGCGTGCTCGTCAATGAGGAGGAACAGTCCAAGGTGGTCGAAGCCGTGGCAAAGACCGTGGTCGATCCGGCCAACGTGTTGACGCGCTCGGCCCCGAAGATGGGCAGCGAGGATTTCGCCGACATGATGCAGGTCGTGCCCGGCGCCTATTTCTGGATCGGCCATGACGGCTCGGTGCCCGTGCACAATCCCGGCTTTGTGCTCGACGACAAGATCCTGCCGATCGGCGCCAGCATGTTCGCCCGCATCATCGAAACCCGGCTCCCGGCAGGTTAG
- a CDS encoding M81 family metallopeptidase, giving the protein MTRIAVGGFLHETNTFAPTKATYADFIHGGGWPSMAHGPDVLKVMRKINVGLAGFIETAEANGWELVPTISAAASPSAHVTTDAFERVMKEMVDGIAKAGPIDAVYLDLHGAMVTEQHDDGEGEILARVRKVIGPDLPLVASLDLHANVSPEMVAHADALIAYRTYPHVDMADTGRACARHLALLLKTKHRFAKAFRQLPFLIPISWQCTNDQPTRGIYEKLAALETEAVPTLSFAPGFPAADFRDCGPSVFAYGRTQADADAAADNIVALVESHEDDFDGRIYSPDDGVRLAMELSKSATRPIIIADTQDNPGAGGDSDTTGMLRALVRNKASGATGVIYDPESARAAHAAGVGATVTLDLGGKSGIPGDAPYKETFVVEKLSDGKFVASGPYYGGRDMDMGPSACLRIGDIRVVVGSYKAQLADQSMYRYVGIEPTEQKILVNKSSVHFRADFEPIAEKLLICAAPGAMPADTATLPWTRLRPGIRIKPKGAAFTPSAQSRSKSSATG; this is encoded by the coding sequence ATGACCCGTATCGCCGTCGGCGGCTTCCTGCACGAAACCAACACGTTCGCGCCGACCAAGGCGACCTATGCCGATTTCATTCATGGCGGCGGCTGGCCATCGATGGCGCACGGGCCTGATGTGCTGAAGGTCATGCGCAAGATCAATGTCGGCCTTGCCGGCTTCATCGAGACGGCCGAAGCTAATGGCTGGGAACTGGTCCCTACCATCTCCGCAGCCGCCAGCCCCTCGGCGCATGTCACGACGGATGCCTTTGAACGCGTGATGAAGGAGATGGTCGACGGCATCGCCAAAGCCGGACCGATCGACGCCGTCTATCTCGATCTGCACGGCGCCATGGTGACCGAGCAGCACGACGATGGCGAAGGCGAAATCCTCGCCCGCGTACGCAAGGTGATAGGCCCGGATCTGCCGCTGGTCGCCAGCCTCGACCTCCATGCCAACGTCTCGCCCGAGATGGTCGCACATGCCGACGCGCTGATCGCCTATCGCACCTACCCCCATGTCGACATGGCCGACACCGGCCGCGCCTGTGCAAGGCACCTCGCGCTATTGCTGAAGACGAAGCATCGCTTTGCAAAGGCGTTCCGGCAACTGCCGTTCCTGATCCCGATCTCCTGGCAATGCACCAACGACCAGCCGACCAGGGGCATTTATGAAAAGCTCGCTGCGCTCGAAACCGAAGCGGTGCCGACGCTGTCCTTTGCGCCGGGCTTTCCGGCGGCGGATTTCAGGGATTGCGGCCCGAGCGTGTTCGCCTATGGCAGGACGCAGGCCGATGCCGATGCCGCCGCCGACAACATCGTCGCGCTGGTCGAGAGCCACGAGGACGATTTCGACGGCCGCATCTATTCGCCCGATGACGGCGTGCGCCTCGCCATGGAGCTTTCGAAATCGGCGACCAGGCCGATCATCATCGCCGACACCCAGGACAACCCCGGCGCTGGCGGCGATTCCGACACCACGGGCATGCTGCGCGCGCTGGTGCGCAACAAGGCGTCTGGTGCCACCGGCGTGATCTATGACCCGGAGTCGGCCAGGGCGGCGCATGCCGCCGGCGTCGGCGCCACGGTCACGCTCGATCTCGGCGGCAAGTCCGGCATCCCGGGCGACGCACCCTACAAGGAAACTTTTGTCGTCGAGAAACTGTCGGACGGGAAATTCGTTGCATCCGGTCCCTATTACGGCGGCCGCGACATGGACATGGGACCGTCGGCTTGCCTGCGCATCGGTGATATCAGAGTGGTCGTCGGTTCCTACAAGGCGCAACTCGCCGATCAATCGATGTACCGCTATGTCGGCATCGAGCCGACCGAACAGAAAATCCTGGTCAACAAGAGCTCGGTGCATTTCCGCGCCGATTTCGAGCCGATCGCCGAAAAGCTCCTGATCTGCGCCGCCCCCGGCGCGATGCCGGCAGATACCGCCACTCTGCCCTGGACGCGCCTGCGTCCGGGCATCCGCATCAAGCCGAAAGGTGCTGCCTTCACTCCATCCGCCCAGTCACGCTCAAAATCTTCAGCCACGGGATAA
- a CDS encoding M20/M25/M40 family metallo-hydrolase encodes MNPANLPFDSETMLQGLRAWVECESPTWDARAVDRMLDLAAREMAIMGATIERIAGRQGFAGCVRARFPHPKQGEPGILIAGHLDTVHPVGTLEKLAWRREGNKCYGPGIFDMKGGNYLTLEAIRQLARAAFTTPLPITVLFTPDEEVGTPSTRDIIEAEAARNKYVLVPEPGRTNNGVVTGRYAIARFNLEAIGKPSHAGATLSAGRSAIREMARQIITIDGMTTEDCTFSVGVVHGGQWVNCVATTCTGEALSMAKRQADLDRGVERMLALSGSSNDVTFKVTRGVTRPVWEPDAGTMALYEHARSVARQMGVELPHGSAGGGSDGNFTGAMGIPTLDGLGVRGNDAHTLNEHIEVDSLAERGRLMAGLLATLT; translated from the coding sequence ATGAATCCTGCCAACCTTCCCTTTGATTCCGAGACCATGCTGCAGGGTTTGCGAGCCTGGGTTGAATGCGAAAGCCCCACCTGGGATGCGCGTGCGGTCGATCGCATGCTCGATCTTGCGGCGCGCGAAATGGCCATCATGGGTGCGACGATCGAGCGCATTGCCGGACGGCAGGGCTTTGCCGGCTGCGTTCGCGCGCGCTTCCCTCACCCGAAGCAGGGCGAGCCTGGAATCCTGATCGCGGGCCATCTCGATACCGTCCATCCCGTCGGCACGCTGGAAAAGCTGGCGTGGCGGCGCGAAGGCAACAAATGCTACGGCCCGGGCATATTCGACATGAAGGGTGGCAACTACCTCACGCTCGAAGCGATCCGGCAACTGGCCCGCGCCGCGTTCACGACGCCGCTGCCAATCACCGTGCTGTTTACGCCGGATGAAGAGGTCGGTACGCCATCGACCCGCGACATCATCGAGGCCGAAGCCGCGCGCAACAAATATGTGCTGGTGCCGGAGCCTGGCCGCACGAACAACGGCGTGGTCACCGGGCGATATGCCATCGCCCGCTTCAATCTCGAAGCCATCGGCAAACCGAGCCATGCCGGCGCCACGCTCTCCGCCGGCCGTTCCGCGATCCGCGAAATGGCACGCCAGATTATCACTATCGACGGCATGACGACTGAAGATTGCACTTTCTCGGTCGGCGTCGTGCATGGCGGCCAATGGGTCAATTGCGTTGCCACCACCTGCACCGGCGAGGCGCTCAGCATGGCCAAACGGCAGGCCGACCTCGATCGCGGCGTCGAGCGGATGCTCGCGCTTTCCGGGAGCAGTAATGATGTCACGTTCAAGGTCACCCGCGGTGTGACCCGGCCGGTGTGGGAACCCGATGCCGGCACGATGGCGCTTTATGAACACGCGCGCAGCGTGGCGAGGCAAATGGGCGTCGAGCTTCCGCATGGCAGCGCCGGCGGCGGCTCCGACGGCAATTTTACGGGCGCCATGGGCATTCCGACCCTCGACGGCCTCGGCGTTCGCGGCAACGATGCCCATACGCTCAACGAGCATATCGAAGTCGACAGCCTCGCCGAGCGTGGCCGTTTGATGGCGGGCTTGCTGGCGACGCTGACGTGA
- a CDS encoding ABC transporter substrate-binding protein: MNAFRKAILAATCVGSLVAMAAPALAQTTLRAVMHSDLKILDPIWTTAYIVRNHGYMIYDTLLAQDEKGEIKPQMVEKYEASADNKTYTFTLRDGLLWHDGKPVTSEDCIASIKRWAVKDSLGQKMMTFVDSMDAVDAKTFTIKLKEPTGLVLLGLSKPSSNVPFMMPKRVADTDPNKQIEDFTGSGPFVFVKDEWKPGDKTVYVKFDKYKPRAEPASGLAGGKVAKVDRVEWRAISDAQQAVNALQKGEIDYIEQPSHDLLGTLKKDANISIVEVPQIKAQYVFRPNHLHKPFDNPKIRQALWYAFNQEDFLMATIGDENYIKACNALFVCNTQFGTTKGTDGLLTSNAKKAQELLKEAGYDGTPVLLMHSTDLKVLTNLAPVAKSLMEKAGFKVDMQSMDWQTLVARRAKKDPPSAGGWNAFLTAWVVADVMNPVSAAYVNSGCEKASFGWPCDAEMEKLRDDFARSSDLAKQKEIAEAVQKRNIEITAMIPVGEYVQPIAIRKNVKGLLMAPVPVHWNIEVTK; encoded by the coding sequence ATGAACGCGTTCAGAAAAGCAATTCTTGCTGCGACTTGTGTTGGCAGCCTCGTGGCCATGGCGGCGCCGGCGCTTGCCCAGACCACGTTACGCGCCGTCATGCACTCGGATCTGAAGATCCTGGATCCGATCTGGACCACGGCCTACATCGTCCGCAACCACGGTTACATGATCTACGACACGCTGCTCGCCCAGGATGAAAAGGGCGAGATCAAGCCGCAGATGGTGGAGAAGTACGAAGCCTCGGCTGACAATAAGACCTATACCTTCACGCTTCGCGACGGCCTGTTGTGGCACGACGGCAAGCCGGTGACATCGGAAGACTGCATCGCCTCGATCAAGCGCTGGGCAGTCAAGGACTCGCTCGGTCAGAAGATGATGACCTTCGTCGACTCCATGGACGCGGTCGATGCTAAAACTTTCACCATCAAGCTGAAAGAACCGACCGGCCTCGTGTTGCTTGGCCTGTCAAAACCGTCGTCCAACGTGCCGTTCATGATGCCCAAACGCGTCGCCGACACGGACCCCAACAAGCAGATCGAGGATTTCACCGGATCCGGCCCCTTCGTCTTCGTCAAGGATGAGTGGAAACCGGGCGACAAGACCGTCTACGTCAAGTTCGACAAGTACAAGCCACGCGCCGAGCCCGCCTCGGGTCTTGCCGGCGGCAAGGTAGCCAAGGTGGATCGCGTCGAGTGGCGCGCCATTTCCGACGCGCAGCAGGCGGTCAACGCGCTGCAAAAGGGCGAGATCGACTACATCGAGCAGCCCAGCCACGATCTCCTGGGCACCTTGAAGAAGGATGCCAACATCTCAATCGTCGAGGTGCCGCAAATCAAGGCGCAGTACGTCTTCCGTCCGAACCACCTGCACAAGCCGTTCGACAACCCGAAGATCCGCCAGGCGCTGTGGTACGCCTTCAATCAGGAAGACTTCCTGATGGCGACCATCGGTGACGAGAACTATATCAAGGCGTGCAACGCGCTGTTCGTCTGCAACACGCAATTCGGCACCACCAAGGGGACGGACGGGCTTCTGACCTCCAATGCCAAGAAGGCGCAGGAGCTCCTGAAGGAGGCAGGCTACGATGGCACGCCTGTGCTGCTGATGCACTCCACCGACCTCAAGGTCCTGACCAACCTGGCGCCGGTAGCGAAGTCGCTGATGGAGAAGGCCGGCTTCAAGGTCGACATGCAGTCGATGGACTGGCAGACCCTTGTTGCGCGCCGCGCCAAGAAGGATCCACCGAGCGCCGGTGGCTGGAATGCCTTCCTGACGGCCTGGGTTGTGGCCGACGTGATGAACCCGGTCTCTGCCGCCTATGTGAATTCGGGGTGCGAAAAGGCTTCGTTCGGATGGCCCTGCGACGCAGAGATGGAGAAGCTGCGTGACGATTTCGCGCGCTCATCCGATCTGGCAAAGCAGAAAGAGATCGCGGAAGCCGTCCAGAAGCGCAATATCGAGATCACCGCCATGATCCCGGTCGGCGAGTATGTCCAGCCGATTGCCATTC